The window ACCAGCAGGGCAAGATGCAGCTCACGCCGCACCGGCAACGCACGCTCGACGAGGACGCGCCTGACGATCTGGCCCGCCGCCCCGGTCTGGGCGGTCACGAGCTGCTTGCCGAGCAATTCCCCGGCCGCAACCTCAGCGGCGGCGGAGTTCTCCACCCGCTGGATTCCTCCGGCGCGCGCCCTGCCACCGGCATGGATCTGCGCCTTGACCACCACTGGGCCACCGAGGCGCTGCGCGATCTCGCCAGCCTCCCGGGCGGTGATCGCGACACTGCCTTCCGGCGCAATCAGCCCGTAGCGTGCCAGCAGATGCTTCGCTTGGAACTCATGGATTCTCACGACCCGGTCCCTCCCGCCATCGCGCCGTGTGCGGCGCTGTTATAATCTGGCATACATTATGCCAGATTACCGCCACGCCGACAACCGGTTATCGGCCAGCAGGCCGGGGAGTTTTTGCGGCAGAAGGCTTCCGATCCCGCTCGTCAGAAGATTCTCGGGTCAGGCTTCGCTCCACCCGAGTAATTGCTCCATATCTTGATCTCTCAGTTTATTGTCAGGCAACTTGACTAAATTGATCAGGCAGCATTACCAATTGAAGCAGACAACGCAGGGAAACGCTTTGGAACATCCCTCCAGACGGGGCGGCCTGGTGCGGCTGCATGCGGGCGAGCAGCTTATCCGGCCGCAATCTGTCGGGACACGCCAATCGCAAAAGAACCAAGCAAGGCTCACCGGGATCACCCCAGGAGAATAGACGATGAGGATCGCCATTGCGGGCGCCGGTATCGGCGGCCTGACAGCAGCCTTGTGCCTCAACGAGAAGGGCTACGAAGTCCGGATCTTCGAAGCGGTGGAGACGCTGCAGCCGCTCGGCGTTGGGATCAACGTCATGCCGCATGCCTCGGGCGTGCTGCATGGGCTCGGGCTCGGCGACGCCCTCGACGAGATGGCGGTCCGCACCCGCGCGATCGAATACCGCACGCGTTTCGGCCACCTGATCCAGTCGGATCCGCGCTCGGTTGAGGCCGGCTTCGACTATCCGCAATACTCGATCCATCGGGGCGAGCTGCAGTTCCTGCTGCTCGATACGGTTCGCACCCGGCTGGGACGGGATGCGGTCGTGCCCGGCAGGGCCCTTGCCGGGTTCACGCAGGACGTCAGCGGCGTGCATGCGCGCTTCGCCGACGGCACAGCCTCTGAGGCCGATCTTTTGATCGGCGCCGAAGGATTCCGTTCGAAAGTGCGCCAACAGCTCCATCCGAGCGAAGGGCCCGCGCATTACGAAGGCACGATGATGTGGCGCGGCGCTAGTCTCCAGGCGCCCTTCGGCGATGGCCGCACCATGTTCATCGCCGGCGACCACGACGTGAAATTCGTCTGCTACCCAATCAGCCGCGCCGCGCGCGACGGCAACGCGTTGATCAACTGGGTTGCCGAAGTGCACCACGATCGGCCGCGTGCGGCCGACGAGGCCGACTGGAGCCGCGAGGGCGACCGCGACTTCATCGCCGAGTTCCTGGGCTTCCGGATGCCGGACATCGACATCCCAGCCCTGCTGAAGAGCACCTTGAAGATCACCCAGTATCCGATGATCGATCGCGACCCGCTGCCGTGGTGGACGCAAGGGCGGGTCACCCTTCTCGGCGACGCCGCCCATCCGATGTACCCGATGGGAGCGAACGGGGCCTCACAAGCGATCATCGATTCGAGGGCACTCGCAGACTCGCTCGCCGCGCAGCCGGGACCGGAAGGCCTGCTCGCCTATGAAGCCCTGCGCCGGCCCGTCACCACCAATGTCGTGCTCAACAATCGCAAATCGGGCCCTGAGCGCGTCCTCGACATCGCGGCTGCGCGCATCAAGGGGCCCGCTGACCGGATCGAGGACCTGATCTCTCCGGCCGAGCTGGAGGAGGTCGCAGCCAGTTACCGTCAGGT is drawn from Bosea sp. Tri-49 and contains these coding sequences:
- a CDS encoding flavin-dependent oxidoreductase: MRIAIAGAGIGGLTAALCLNEKGYEVRIFEAVETLQPLGVGINVMPHASGVLHGLGLGDALDEMAVRTRAIEYRTRFGHLIQSDPRSVEAGFDYPQYSIHRGELQFLLLDTVRTRLGRDAVVPGRALAGFTQDVSGVHARFADGTASEADLLIGAEGFRSKVRQQLHPSEGPAHYEGTMMWRGASLQAPFGDGRTMFIAGDHDVKFVCYPISRAARDGNALINWVAEVHHDRPRAADEADWSREGDRDFIAEFLGFRMPDIDIPALLKSTLKITQYPMIDRDPLPWWTQGRVTLLGDAAHPMYPMGANGASQAIIDSRALADSLAAQPGPEGLLAYEALRRPVTTNVVLNNRKSGPERVLDIAAARIKGPADRIEDLISPAELEEVAASYRQVAGFLKKAV